From the genome of Streptomyces sp. NBC_00659, one region includes:
- a CDS encoding ABC transporter permease → MTAPIETTAAATEVQPEAVLAGAGKGQIEGRSLGQIAWTRFKRDKVAVAGGVIVVLLILMAVLARPLQSMLGLDPNAFNQDLIDPNTSLPKGDMGGMSGSHPLGVDPKFGRDIATRVLEGSWVSLVVAFGATILSNVIGAVLGVVAGYYGGRVDSIISRLMDTFLAFPLLLFAISISATLQGGAFGLDGLPLHLAVLIFVIGFFNWPYLGRIVRGQAMALREREFVDASRGMGAKAPYILFRELMPNLVGPIIVYSTLLIPTNILFEASLSFLGVGIQPPQASWGGMLREAVTYYQVDPEYMIVPGLAIFVTVLAFNLLGDGLRDALDPRSR, encoded by the coding sequence GTGACCGCACCGATCGAGACCACCGCGGCGGCAACGGAAGTGCAGCCAGAGGCTGTGCTTGCCGGAGCCGGCAAGGGGCAGATCGAGGGCCGTTCCCTGGGACAGATCGCCTGGACGCGCTTCAAGCGCGACAAGGTGGCGGTCGCCGGCGGTGTCATCGTCGTACTGCTCATCCTGATGGCGGTCCTCGCGCGGCCGCTCCAGTCGATGCTGGGGCTGGACCCGAACGCCTTCAACCAGGACCTGATCGACCCGAACACCTCGCTGCCCAAGGGTGACATGGGTGGCATGAGCGGTAGTCACCCGCTCGGTGTCGACCCGAAGTTCGGGCGCGACATCGCCACCCGCGTCCTGGAGGGCTCCTGGGTGTCGCTGGTGGTCGCCTTCGGCGCCACCATCCTGTCGAACGTCATCGGCGCTGTCCTCGGTGTCGTCGCGGGTTACTACGGCGGGCGGGTCGACTCGATCATCAGCCGGCTGATGGACACGTTCCTCGCCTTCCCGCTCCTGCTGTTCGCCATCTCCATCTCCGCCACGCTGCAGGGCGGCGCGTTCGGTCTCGACGGACTGCCGTTGCACCTCGCCGTGCTCATCTTCGTGATCGGCTTCTTCAACTGGCCCTACCTGGGCCGGATCGTCCGAGGCCAGGCCATGGCCCTGCGGGAGCGCGAGTTCGTGGACGCCTCCCGCGGCATGGGAGCCAAGGCCCCGTACATCCTGTTCCGGGAGCTCATGCCCAACCTGGTCGGCCCGATCATCGTCTACTCGACGCTGCTCATCCCGACCAACATTCTCTTCGAGGCGTCCCTGAGCTTCCTCGGCGTCGGCATCCAGCCCCCGCAGGCTTCTTGGGGCGGAATGCTTCGCGAGGCGGTCACCTACTACCAGGTCGACCCCGAGTACATGATCGTCCCGGGCCTTGCCATCTTCGTCACCGTCCTGGCATTCAACCTGCTGGGTGACGGTCTCCGTGACGCTCTCGACCCGCGCAGTCGCTGA